One stretch of Chiroxiphia lanceolata isolate bChiLan1 chromosome 1, bChiLan1.pri, whole genome shotgun sequence DNA includes these proteins:
- the GPLD1 gene encoding phosphatidylinositol-glycan-specific phospholipase D isoform X5 yields MVHTQKLTVLAILVFFILPSSGGDVVSHFELDFSYLASNWYVPVKDLAAIYKEFYGKEIITESTITDCTFLLYLELHGERLAVAKLFPRYASKSPFLVEKFHEYFLGGVDDMAFWTNNIFEMTSHMLENGTSGCYLPENPLFINCTKEHRDNHIRNKQSKHEHHKNTTSLLTESLEKNINYTERGVHFNMQSWATNSLRLMNRAFTTNIWRALAATHQKSSKHISKPVASYFLTSPYARLGWAMISADLNQDGYEDLVVGAPGYSTMGHVQIGRVYVVYCNQSGLPREDMDLDRKADQVLQGHQPSGRFGSALAVLDFNEDGVPDLAIGAPSVGSQFLTYKGAVYVYFGSEGRGLASQPNVTITCQDSYCNLGWSLLAADVDGNGNADLVVGSPYAPGGGQQRGFVVAFYSYFNRSDQEFLSVQDANWMVQGEENYAWFGFSLDRCQLENITLLLIGSPTWKSCARCNPFSSDAGQSVGKVYGYNPPSTERWFAVTGDKEMSRMGLSLASGVMSVAGNTRRVLVVGAPTADSLYRISFMSSVLHQAGLALVYDLTDSTKPSLLSTLSGDRRFSRFGGDIYLSDLDNDGLDEMIVTSPLRTNSISSILFGGAAGRVYIYNGKQASSGNVTGHCRSWISPCPEDWAQYVLISPEELSRFGSSVISVKSESKKEVVVAAERSSAKARLGGRLFVYSL; encoded by the exons ATGGTTCATACTCAGAAGCTCACAGTGCTGGCGATTTTG gtttttttcattcttccgTCCTCAGGAGGAGATGTAGTGAGTCATTTTGAACTGGACTTCAGTTATCTGGCATCAAATTG gTATGTGCCTGTCAAAGATCTAGCAGCTATCTATAAGGAATTTTATGGAAAGGAGATCATAACTGAAAGCACAATTACTGACTGTACTTTCCTGCTGTATCTTGAACT gcATGGAGAAAGGCTTGCTGTTGCCAAG CTTTTTCCAAGATATGCTAGTAAATCTCCATTTCTGGTGGAGAAGTTCCATGAATATTTCCTTGGAGGAGTGGATGACATGGCGTTCTGGACAAACAATATTTTTGAGATGACCAGCCACATGCTAGAGAATGGAACCAG tggCTGTTACCTGCCTGAGAACCCTCTGTTTATAAATTGCACAAAGGAGCACAGGGACAACCACAT CAgaaacaaacaatcaaaacatGAACATCACAAGAATACAACTTCTTTGCTTACAGAATCACTTGAGAAGAATATAAACTATACAGAAAGAGGAGTTCACTTCAACATGCAGTCTTGGGCAACA aattccCTCCGCTTGATGAACCGTGCTTTTACAACCAATATCTGGAGAGCATTAGCAGCTACACATCAGAAATCTTCTAAGCACATCTCCAAGCCAGTAGCTTCATATTTTCTGACCTCACCCTATGCTAGACTTGGATG GGCAATGATCTCAGCTGACCTAAACCAGGATGGATATGAAGATTTGGTGGTTGGAGCACCAGGGTACAGTACCATGGGCCATGTTCAGATAGGACGGGTGTATGTAGTCTACTGTAACCAGTCAGGTTTGCCACGAGAGGACATGGATTTGGATAGGAAAGCTGACCAAGTACTACAAGGTCATCAG CCTTCAGGAAGATTTGGTTCTGCCTTGGCAGTCCTGGACTTTAATGAAGATGGAGTGCCAGATCTGGCAATTGGAGCACCTTCTGTGGGATCCCAGTTTCTTACTTACAAA GGTGCTGTGTATGTCTACTTCGGCTCTGAGGGAAGAGGCTTGGCATCTCAGCCAAATGTTACCATAACTTGTCAG GATTCCTACTGTAATCTTGGTTGGTCCCTCCTGGCAGCTGATGTTGATGGGAATGGAAATGCTGATCTGGTTGTGGGCTCTCCATATGCACCTGGTGGTGGGCAGCAGAGAGGATTTGTGGTTGCATTTTACTCTTATTTCAACAGGAGTGACCAAG AATTTCTGTCAGTACAGGATGCCAACTGGATGgtgcagggggaagaaaattaTGCTTGGTTTGGATTTTCACTTGACAGATGCCAGCTGGAGAACATAACATTACTACTGATTGGTAGCCCTACATGGAAGAGTTGTGCTAG ATGCAATCCCTTCTCATCGGATGCCGGACAGAGTGTTGGGAAGGTGTACGGGTACAACCCACCGAGCACAGAGCGCTGGTTTGCGGTAACTGGAGACAAG GAGATGAGCCGAATGGGTTTGTCTCTGGCCAGTGGTGTGATGTCTGTGGCTGGGAACACAAGGAGAGTTTTGGTGGTGGGTGCACCTACTGCAG acagccTGTATAGGATTTCATTTATGTCCTCAGTGCTGCATCAAGCTGGACTGGCTCTGGTATATGACCTGACAGACAGCACCAAGCCTTCTTTGCTTAGCACACTGAGTGGGGACAGGAGGTTTTCTCGTTTCGGAGGAGACATATACTTAAGTGATCTGGATAACGATGGACTAG ATGAAATGATTGTGACATCCCCACTGAGAACTAATAGCATCTCCTCAATACTGTTTGGTGGGGCAGCTGGCCGTGTTTATATTTACAACGGAAAGCAGGCATCCTCAGGGAATGTGACAGGTCACTGCAGATCATGGATATCGCCCTGTCCCGAGGACTGG gcaCAGTATGTCCTTATTTCTCCTGAG GAACTATCAAGATTTGGGAGTTCTGTTATCTCTGTGAAATCTGAAAGCAAG AAAGAAGTTGTAGTGGCAGCAGAGAGAAGTTCTGCGAAAGCTCGACTTGGTGGAAGGCTTTTTGTCTACTCGCTCTGA